In the genome of Mucisphaera calidilacus, one region contains:
- the lexA gene encoding transcriptional repressor LexA has product MNLTPKQLHILSRIRDIRLARGYSPTMQELADELGVSKVTVFEHVEALIKKGALRRQPNKARSLELCEEVDLPDETTGLKLPLVGTIAAGSPIEAVEQREHLDLESMFTPPGSAGNTFVLQVRGDSMIDEHIAEGDYVICEKRNAARSGQTVVALLDSGEATLKKLYHESGNKIRLQPANDKYEPIIVEAGRVQIQGVAIGVVRSY; this is encoded by the coding sequence ATGAATCTTACGCCCAAGCAGCTACACATCCTCAGTCGTATCAGAGACATACGTCTGGCACGCGGCTATTCGCCGACGATGCAGGAACTCGCCGACGAGCTCGGCGTCTCCAAGGTCACCGTTTTCGAGCACGTCGAAGCGCTCATCAAGAAGGGGGCCTTGAGGCGGCAGCCGAACAAGGCGCGCTCTTTGGAGCTGTGTGAGGAAGTCGACCTGCCCGACGAGACGACCGGCCTCAAGCTCCCGCTGGTCGGCACGATCGCCGCCGGCTCGCCCATCGAGGCGGTCGAGCAACGCGAGCATCTCGATCTGGAGTCGATGTTTACGCCTCCCGGCTCCGCGGGCAACACCTTTGTCCTGCAGGTGCGTGGCGACTCGATGATCGACGAGCACATCGCCGAGGGCGACTACGTCATCTGCGAGAAGCGCAACGCGGCGCGGTCGGGCCAGACCGTCGTGGCGCTGCTCGACTCGGGCGAAGCGACGCTCAAGAAGCTCTACCACGAGTCGGGCAACAAGATCCGGCTGCAGCCCGCGAACGACAAGTACGAGCCGATCATCGTCGAGGCGGGGCGGGTGCAGATCCAGGGGGTCGCCATCGGCGTCGTGCGGTCTTACTGA